Proteins from one Geothermobacter hydrogeniphilus genomic window:
- a CDS encoding tetratricopeptide repeat protein has protein sequence MKQRWYGKLLLVLFGVMLLAAGEGLLRLVWTPSGTGADDLAWTRIDPFIVAGDVVETRREFLGALRLQRFPRHKETGTFRIFCIGGSTTFGYPYPAEAAWPSRLAEGLKKLYPRRKFEVINLGGTAYGSSRALGILRSLPDYAPDLVIVCVGDAEFVEDSYRTSIKNSRRGWRLLRSLRLAQLMRHLLPRPSSREIIDVVDNLGGVVFSPVIDGTVYSPDAETRREVVARFNKNLAQMTTFARQAGIRLMFCTLPANLADWPPAENGKQPNALLADARVAMRDGRPDEALNILSRLEPEMRDDARFCFDYGQVLRSFGRLDQARFYLRRAVDLDPVPVRATSRTNNEIRDLAKANGLPLADLEGELNRRSSLGLAGNRMILDYAHPTQRGHAAIAWTVWKTLAASFPEWPEADQRRILRWRKELDDLDEGAVEMDAHLAFTWGKIYLRQGALSRAAEMLQLALKKGYPGPYAAAELARVRYRQGREAEALELLRRVFGKYPDYHEADPFMALLLEHAGKNEQAVQWYRRALDNGPPRKDIYASLIDLLLRLKKFDEVLRVADEALRNFPADCDLASLRGRALEGAGQLQEAADLYQGLLSEAPGCQPARENLGLVQMRQGQWKQAEKTFVAALAGRNPWSTHYLNLGVVYYRGLGKRAEAVRQFGRYLCREPRGVHNVPAELRNEAVAEEKDCSHVR, from the coding sequence ATGAAGCAACGATGGTATGGAAAATTGCTGCTGGTTCTTTTCGGGGTGATGCTGCTGGCAGCGGGGGAAGGCTTGTTGCGCCTGGTCTGGACTCCCTCGGGAACCGGGGCGGATGATCTTGCCTGGACCCGCATTGATCCTTTTATTGTTGCCGGTGATGTTGTTGAAACTCGCCGGGAGTTTCTGGGGGCTCTGCGTCTGCAGCGGTTCCCGCGGCACAAGGAAACGGGAACCTTTCGGATTTTCTGCATCGGTGGTTCAACGACCTTCGGTTATCCGTATCCTGCTGAAGCTGCCTGGCCGTCGAGACTTGCCGAAGGGTTGAAGAAACTTTATCCCCGTCGAAAATTCGAAGTGATCAACCTTGGCGGCACCGCCTACGGGAGTTCTCGGGCTTTGGGTATCCTGCGGTCTTTGCCGGATTATGCTCCCGATCTGGTCATTGTCTGTGTCGGGGATGCGGAATTTGTCGAGGATTCCTACCGAACCTCGATCAAAAACAGCCGTCGGGGATGGAGACTGCTGCGCAGCCTGCGATTGGCGCAATTGATGAGGCATCTGTTGCCCAGGCCGTCAAGCAGAGAGATCATCGATGTTGTCGACAACCTTGGGGGGGTGGTTTTCTCCCCGGTTATCGACGGCACGGTTTACAGCCCCGATGCGGAAACCCGACGGGAAGTTGTCGCCCGTTTCAACAAGAATCTTGCACAGATGACTACCTTCGCCCGGCAGGCAGGAATTCGACTCATGTTCTGTACCCTGCCGGCCAACCTTGCTGACTGGCCGCCGGCTGAAAATGGCAAACAGCCGAATGCCCTGCTTGCGGATGCCCGGGTGGCCATGCGGGATGGTCGGCCGGACGAGGCATTGAATATCCTCTCCCGTCTGGAACCGGAGATGCGGGATGATGCCCGGTTCTGTTTCGATTACGGTCAGGTGCTTCGGAGTTTCGGCCGTCTTGACCAGGCCCGGTTCTATCTGCGCCGGGCGGTGGATCTTGATCCTGTCCCGGTGCGGGCGACATCACGAACGAATAATGAAATCAGGGATCTGGCGAAAGCCAACGGCTTGCCGTTGGCGGACCTCGAAGGAGAGCTGAACCGCAGATCCTCCCTGGGGCTGGCCGGTAACCGGATGATTCTCGATTATGCCCATCCGACCCAGCGGGGGCATGCGGCGATTGCCTGGACGGTCTGGAAGACGCTTGCGGCATCTTTTCCGGAATGGCCGGAAGCGGATCAGCGTCGGATCTTAAGGTGGCGAAAGGAGCTTGATGATCTGGATGAAGGAGCCGTGGAGATGGACGCCCACCTGGCGTTTACCTGGGGAAAGATCTATCTGCGGCAGGGGGCTTTGAGCCGTGCCGCTGAGATGTTGCAGCTCGCGCTGAAAAAAGGTTATCCGGGGCCTTACGCGGCGGCCGAACTTGCCAGGGTGCGCTATCGTCAGGGCCGTGAGGCCGAGGCCCTTGAACTCCTGCGACGGGTGTTCGGGAAATATCCGGATTACCATGAAGCAGATCCGTTTATGGCCCTGCTGCTGGAGCATGCAGGCAAGAATGAACAGGCTGTCCAATGGTATCGTCGTGCGCTTGACAATGGACCGCCGCGAAAAGATATCTATGCATCTCTGATAGATCTTCTGTTGCGGCTGAAGAAGTTTGACGAAGTCCTGCGAGTGGCAGACGAAGCGCTTCGGAATTTTCCTGCCGATTGTGATCTGGCATCCCTGCGGGGGCGTGCTCTGGAAGGTGCGGGGCAATTGCAGGAGGCCGCCGATCTCTATCAGGGGCTCTTGAGTGAGGCCCCGGGCTGCCAACCCGCTCGGGAAAACCTGGGGCTGGTCCAGATGCGACAAGGACAATGGAAACAGGCTGAAAAGACGTTTGTCGCAGCCCTGGCCGGTCGCAATCCCTGGTCGACCCATTATCTGAACCTGGGTGTGGTCTATTATCGCGGGCTCGGAAAGCGGGCAGAGGCAGTTCGGCAGTTCGGCCGTTATCTTTGTCGGGAGCCGCGCGGAGTGCACAATGTACCCGCCGAGTTGCGGAATGAGGCGGTCGCGGAGGAAAAGGATTGCAGTCATGTCCGCTGA
- a CDS encoding SGNH/GDSL hydrolase family protein, which produces MSADRQPLRVIVPAILFGILVFWGAGEVGIRLLTIWRPQYDVEMWKYAERVKVVSNHPGMRFEHRPGVCEILMGVEVCTNSDGLRDREHSPEPDSAHLRIAILGDSITFGWGVPQRDAYPALLEKTLAGVKPGLQIETLNFGVGNYNSVDELAMLKNHALDYRPDMVLVGVFLNDAEPSRALEFHPLLKQSAFAVWLWGRLDALQRRLGLRKDFDHYYEDLFQADSSGFKEMQSALREMISLCRRRGIPIVFVMLPELHDLARDEFADIRLRLRRLIDAAGAEFIDLRPALPQSGGREFWVSAEDPHPNILAHRLYADELARRLPETLSWQEAVTFMEQRRGTGSNEK; this is translated from the coding sequence ATGTCCGCTGACCGTCAGCCCTTGCGCGTCATTGTTCCGGCAATTTTGTTCGGTATCCTGGTTTTCTGGGGGGCAGGGGAGGTTGGCATCCGTCTGCTGACGATCTGGCGGCCGCAATATGATGTCGAAATGTGGAAATATGCCGAGCGGGTCAAGGTCGTCAGTAATCATCCGGGGATGAGATTCGAGCATCGTCCCGGAGTCTGCGAAATCCTCATGGGGGTCGAGGTCTGTACCAACAGTGATGGGCTGAGAGACCGGGAGCATTCTCCTGAACCGGATTCAGCTCACTTGCGGATAGCGATCCTGGGAGATTCCATCACCTTCGGCTGGGGAGTGCCGCAACGGGATGCCTATCCTGCGCTGCTGGAGAAAACTCTTGCCGGGGTTAAGCCCGGACTTCAGATTGAAACACTGAATTTCGGGGTCGGCAATTACAACTCGGTCGATGAACTGGCCATGTTGAAGAATCATGCCCTGGACTACCGTCCGGATATGGTGCTGGTGGGTGTTTTCCTCAATGATGCCGAACCTTCCAGAGCTCTGGAATTCCACCCGCTGCTAAAGCAGTCGGCCTTTGCCGTCTGGTTGTGGGGACGGCTTGATGCCCTGCAGCGCAGACTGGGGTTGCGGAAGGATTTTGATCACTATTATGAAGATCTCTTTCAGGCGGATTCGTCCGGTTTCAAAGAGATGCAGTCGGCATTGCGGGAGATGATCAGCCTTTGCCGCCGCAGGGGTATTCCAATTGTTTTTGTCATGCTTCCGGAACTTCATGATCTGGCCAGAGATGAATTTGCGGACATCCGTCTGCGGTTGCGGCGGCTGATTGATGCTGCGGGTGCTGAATTCATAGATCTGCGCCCGGCTTTGCCGCAATCGGGGGGACGGGAATTCTGGGTCAGCGCGGAGGACCCCCATCCGAACATCCTTGCTCATCGCCTCTATGCAGATGAACTTGCGCGCCGGTTGCCTGAAACGTTATCATGGCAGGAGGCGGTGACTTTCATGGAACAGCGCAGGGGGACCGGATCTAATGAAAAATGA
- a CDS encoding DUF5989 family protein, with product MKNEIIREIIQFIFSNKKWWLGTILVLLVALGGLLVLTEGSALAPFIYALF from the coding sequence ATGAAAAATGAGATTATTCGGGAAATCATCCAGTTTATCTTCAGCAACAAGAAATGGTGGCTGGGGACAATTCTGGTTCTCCTGGTTGCCCTGGGGGGGCTGCTGGTGCTGACGGAAGGGTCTGCTCTGGCGCCCTTTATCTATGCCCTCTTTTAG
- a CDS encoding DUF5989 family protein, whose amino-acid sequence MMRGFETLRELSRFLLERKKFVLAPLVLALVLMSALILLAEIPVLTPFIYALF is encoded by the coding sequence ATGATGCGCGGGTTCGAGACTTTAAGAGAATTGTCCCGGTTTTTGCTGGAACGGAAAAAATTCGTCCTTGCTCCGTTGGTGCTGGCGCTGGTGCTGATGTCTGCCCTGATTCTTCTTGCCGAAATTCCCGTACTGACACCCTTCATCTACGCGTTATTTTGA
- a CDS encoding tetratricopeptide repeat protein, with protein MRSKLSIFGIASLLLALSSACYGTPGGGKPQGAAVNLFELSTDALVKWRTLPEPATMVVLSNVPFLQPIPKQLREKVQSLVKNGRAEDFEKKARYFRPGPILLPSQAISAALQCGLVSDVLWVIPSRIPIADFDLNRLGDRLVESGILTAEERELLTKRKHMILSPLRGHQLMMTTIMDLSLTEKFHENLIVHFDLSYFQALYKNEVKTPIYDLLESTLKQLVKALPKPSMTTLSYSTEEEGMVEMNLRFLGKDIQASLNAEGLSAARRRLRETRKKALYLATFMINDKALDRLKKTVLDFPDDPALLYDLYRFERSAKEGDTALKTLARAVELDPGFGYEYLSLARDAETAGRPDKAIEMLQKAKLIFPDNHYIDLETAAAWKRAGHAAGALAIYRDLQTKTWSEVYYPDMPTRLKNLISQVSETPRKPPGERNPTTKGLSK; from the coding sequence ATGCGCTCAAAACTATCCATTTTTGGCATCGCAAGTTTGCTTTTAGCCCTGAGCTCCGCCTGTTATGGAACCCCCGGGGGCGGGAAACCACAAGGTGCAGCAGTCAACCTGTTTGAGTTGTCGACCGACGCCCTGGTGAAGTGGCGAACACTTCCGGAACCGGCCACCATGGTGGTTCTGAGCAATGTACCTTTCCTGCAACCCATCCCGAAGCAATTAAGAGAGAAAGTCCAGTCCCTCGTCAAAAACGGGCGCGCGGAAGATTTCGAGAAAAAAGCCAGGTACTTCCGACCCGGTCCCATACTGTTGCCCTCGCAGGCAATCAGCGCCGCACTGCAGTGTGGACTGGTCTCCGACGTCCTCTGGGTCATTCCAAGCCGAATCCCCATTGCGGACTTCGATCTGAACCGACTGGGCGATCGACTGGTCGAAAGCGGAATCCTGACTGCGGAAGAAAGGGAACTGCTGACAAAACGGAAGCACATGATTCTATCCCCTCTCCGGGGGCATCAACTCATGATGACAACAATCATGGACCTTTCCCTAACAGAAAAATTCCATGAAAACCTGATCGTTCATTTTGACCTGAGCTATTTCCAGGCCCTCTATAAAAACGAGGTCAAAACTCCCATTTACGACCTGCTGGAATCGACGTTGAAACAGCTGGTCAAGGCTCTTCCGAAACCGTCCATGACCACTCTTTCCTACTCAACGGAAGAGGAAGGCATGGTTGAGATGAACCTGAGATTCCTCGGCAAGGACATCCAGGCATCACTCAACGCAGAAGGCCTGTCCGCGGCAAGGCGACGGCTACGGGAAACACGAAAAAAAGCTCTTTACCTGGCAACCTTCATGATCAATGACAAGGCCCTCGACCGGCTGAAAAAGACCGTACTCGATTTTCCCGACGACCCTGCCCTGCTCTACGATCTGTACCGCTTTGAACGAAGCGCCAAAGAGGGCGATACCGCACTGAAAACACTCGCCAGGGCGGTTGAACTTGACCCCGGCTTCGGCTATGAATATCTTTCCCTGGCCCGCGATGCCGAAACTGCGGGGCGGCCGGACAAGGCGATTGAGATGCTGCAGAAGGCCAAACTGATTTTCCCCGACAACCACTACATTGATCTTGAAACAGCCGCCGCGTGGAAGAGGGCCGGACACGCGGCAGGTGCACTTGCAATCTACCGCGATCTGCAGACGAAAACCTGGTCTGAAGTCTATTATCCGGATATGCCGACCCGCCTGAAAAACCTGATCTCGCAAGTCAGTGAAACACCCCGGAAGCCCCCTGGAGAGAGAAATCCCACCACCAAGGGCCTGTCAAAATAA
- a CDS encoding tetratricopeptide repeat protein: MTTLLSLLLPILLLLSSTAGAAPATGDPAKPSILLNTPVATTLVETDTEALLAWRKRADDNPTLLLFSNDPFLLPIPETVKKDALNLVLNADAGNFRRRAVLPTSDPLLLPGMGVSAALEAGMFSRLIWVLPLDEKAPLPTVEKIREQLLNHGVLDKTEANRLKKVAGHFTGSVRGIPLDIYGSNNLPDLTGPLAVHIDLSFFSVRYRNEIRTPVYSLLGEDLKRWKQQRWAVNTVSISFGNLSGHVPLGIRFLGRDLKQILEHPAMLDDPLPRTWDLRARALYLENFFKKEEMLKIFNEMDRLEPDNPDVLYGLYQVQRRFKNGNAALQRLAEAVRLDPGYGLEYFTLADTAMEKKRPDAALQMLSLAAATHPESPAPLLRQMEILEQINRRQPMTGLLQRLKSMPWSKIYYAKALEQIQNRQPPRDHPATDKNR; the protein is encoded by the coding sequence ATGACCACCCTCCTCAGCCTGCTGCTGCCCATCCTGCTGCTGCTTTCATCAACCGCAGGTGCGGCACCAGCGACCGGCGACCCCGCAAAACCATCCATTCTGCTGAACACCCCGGTCGCCACCACCCTGGTCGAGACCGACACGGAAGCCCTGCTCGCCTGGCGCAAACGGGCAGATGACAATCCGACCCTGCTGCTGTTTTCCAACGACCCCTTCCTGCTGCCGATTCCCGAGACGGTGAAAAAGGATGCCCTGAACCTGGTTCTCAATGCCGACGCCGGGAACTTTCGTCGTCGGGCGGTCCTGCCGACCAGCGACCCGCTGCTGCTGCCCGGTATGGGAGTCTCCGCCGCCCTGGAGGCAGGAATGTTTTCCCGCCTGATATGGGTTCTCCCTCTGGACGAAAAGGCTCCGCTGCCGACGGTGGAAAAAATTCGCGAACAGTTGCTCAACCATGGTGTCCTGGATAAAACCGAAGCGAACCGGTTGAAAAAAGTCGCCGGGCATTTTACCGGCAGCGTGCGCGGGATCCCGTTGGACATTTATGGTTCAAACAACCTCCCGGACCTGACAGGGCCGCTGGCGGTTCACATCGACCTGAGTTTTTTCTCTGTCCGCTATCGTAACGAGATCAGGACCCCGGTCTACAGCCTGCTCGGAGAGGATCTGAAACGCTGGAAGCAACAGCGGTGGGCGGTCAACACTGTCAGTATCTCGTTCGGCAACCTCTCCGGCCATGTGCCGCTCGGCATCCGTTTTCTCGGGCGGGACCTGAAACAGATCCTTGAACATCCGGCAATGCTGGATGACCCCCTGCCCCGCACCTGGGATCTGCGCGCCCGGGCACTCTACCTGGAGAATTTTTTCAAAAAAGAAGAGATGCTGAAGATCTTCAATGAGATGGATCGTCTCGAACCGGACAACCCCGATGTTCTCTACGGCCTCTACCAGGTCCAGCGACGCTTTAAAAACGGCAACGCAGCCCTGCAACGACTCGCCGAAGCAGTTCGCCTCGACCCCGGCTACGGTCTGGAATATTTCACCCTGGCCGACACCGCGATGGAGAAGAAACGTCCCGACGCCGCATTGCAGATGCTTTCACTGGCGGCAGCGACCCATCCGGAAAGCCCCGCTCCGCTGTTGCGGCAGATGGAGATCCTTGAACAGATCAATCGCCGGCAGCCAATGACTGGTCTGCTGCAACGATTAAAGTCAATGCCCTGGTCAAAGATCTATTACGCAAAGGCTCTTGAACAGATTCAAAACCGCCAACCGCCCCGTGACCATCCGGCAACCGATAAAAACAGATGA
- a CDS encoding FG-GAP repeat domain-containing protein → MCKKTLCMLLASVMVLFGAGLSMAQEFSDISATAGVADAGFGKGVAFADINNDGLVDLYVSNKGGANKLYLNKGNGKFEDITARAGEGLDYPGFAMGSVFGDYNNDGFEDLYLATGGRYEIEANRLFRNNGDGTFTDVTNEAGVGLKAFTYAASFVDYDNDGNLDIYCANYGVGAKNILYHNNGDGTFSDVTDVAGVGDRSWSWMAVWADVNNDNFVDLYVVNGQYPVGEPNRLYMNNGDGTFKEVAKSAGVADPNWGLGAAFADIDKDGDQDLFVSNYVGPNNLYLNDGKGHFTMASEKIASTHEGWGKGPTFGDVDHDGDLDLYEGDCKLANQLYLNDGKGNFHNVADQQPVLKCETVRTKGTAFADIDNDGDLDLYVINWGAENRLYLNNQNDNNWLKVKVTGTISSKDAYGTKVTVFETGKTRLEGMQEIRSATGFCAQSPKVAHFGLDASKRYDVVATFPSGIQARLDNLKTGQTVELIEPSVVEQKQLASIDK, encoded by the coding sequence ATGTGTAAAAAGACGTTGTGTATGCTGCTGGCTTCGGTCATGGTGCTGTTCGGCGCCGGGCTGAGCATGGCCCAGGAGTTTTCGGACATCTCCGCAACAGCGGGGGTTGCCGACGCCGGTTTCGGCAAGGGTGTGGCTTTTGCCGACATCAACAATGATGGCCTGGTGGATCTCTATGTATCCAACAAGGGTGGCGCCAACAAGCTCTATCTGAACAAGGGCAATGGCAAGTTCGAGGATATCACCGCGAGGGCGGGCGAGGGCCTTGACTATCCCGGTTTCGCCATGGGCAGCGTTTTTGGCGACTACAACAACGACGGCTTCGAAGATCTCTACCTTGCCACCGGCGGCCGCTATGAAATTGAGGCCAACCGTCTGTTCAGAAACAATGGTGACGGTACTTTCACCGATGTGACCAACGAGGCGGGCGTCGGCCTCAAGGCCTTCACCTACGCCGCCTCTTTCGTCGATTATGATAATGACGGCAATCTCGACATCTACTGCGCCAACTACGGTGTCGGTGCCAAGAACATCCTCTATCACAATAACGGTGACGGTACCTTCAGCGACGTGACCGATGTTGCCGGAGTCGGTGACCGTTCCTGGAGCTGGATGGCGGTCTGGGCCGATGTCAACAACGACAACTTCGTCGATCTCTACGTGGTCAACGGCCAGTACCCGGTCGGTGAGCCGAATCGGCTCTACATGAACAATGGCGACGGAACCTTCAAGGAAGTTGCCAAGTCCGCCGGTGTCGCCGATCCCAACTGGGGGCTCGGGGCCGCCTTTGCCGACATCGACAAGGATGGTGACCAGGATCTGTTTGTCTCCAATTACGTCGGTCCCAACAACCTTTATCTGAATGACGGCAAAGGTCATTTCACCATGGCCAGCGAAAAAATTGCTTCCACCCACGAGGGGTGGGGCAAGGGACCGACCTTCGGTGACGTTGACCACGATGGTGACCTCGACCTCTACGAAGGTGACTGCAAACTGGCCAACCAGCTCTATCTCAACGATGGCAAGGGCAATTTCCACAATGTTGCCGATCAGCAGCCGGTTCTCAAATGTGAAACCGTGCGCACCAAGGGAACCGCGTTTGCCGATATCGACAATGACGGCGACCTTGATCTCTATGTCATCAACTGGGGCGCCGAGAACAGGCTCTACCTGAACAACCAGAACGACAACAACTGGCTCAAGGTCAAGGTGACCGGCACTATTTCCAGCAAGGATGCCTACGGCACCAAGGTTACGGTTTTCGAAACCGGCAAGACCAGGCTGGAGGGCATGCAGGAAATCCGTTCCGCTACCGGGTTCTGTGCCCAGAGCCCGAAAGTCGCCCATTTCGGTCTGGACGCGAGCAAGCGTTACGATGTCGTCGCGACCTTCCCCAGCGGTATTCAGGCGCGTCTCGACAACCTGAAAACCGGCCAGACCGTTGAACTGATTGAGCCCTCGGTGGTCGAGCAGAAGCAGCTGGCAAGTATCGACAAGTAA
- a CDS encoding 4Fe-4S binding protein, with the protein MLSNLFDIPLLGALLKSRWTWRLLRLGALALLLAMIAWGWKEHGIPGIKAGDALMYTNLTNHLFWVWWIMGVVIVALFFGRSWCAVCPLGWLNGLVTRIGLKRELPGWLKSYIPVTLALVALQVVVYLFAIHRYPDLTARLLALLVALAVGCGLLFRQRAFCMLLCPAGAVFGLYARLAPFELRVKQNGGCAACSDQSCVSGGSEWRRFSLGRGVFFWHSRRDDCPVDLVPEQIHDSHDCTLCLNCVHNCRNDSIRVGFRRWMADLGQSPLPAGEALFLVVLLGLLTANFSKVYIDLREALLWPPQQAALLLGWGGDGFNLLAAFWVALLLPVLMLLPAWAAWRLADLQVAALPATAAPDAPTDPPRTEHGFWHRIGYLALPIIPLLLAVHLVLAVVKINAKAGYLPFALRDPSGVKSFLAINVMHTLPGPGILIPLDILKWIVLGLLAGGILVALSAARRCAGQLPTDTSRRGYLLGALLAIALPSAMYVATLIRWLFIR; encoded by the coding sequence ATGTTATCCAACCTGTTCGACATCCCCCTGCTGGGGGCGCTGCTGAAATCACGCTGGACCTGGCGGCTGCTGCGTCTCGGCGCGCTGGCCCTGCTGCTGGCGATGATCGCCTGGGGCTGGAAAGAACATGGCATCCCCGGCATCAAGGCCGGTGACGCGCTGATGTACACCAACCTGACCAATCATCTGTTCTGGGTCTGGTGGATCATGGGCGTGGTGATCGTCGCGCTCTTTTTCGGCCGCAGCTGGTGCGCCGTCTGCCCCCTGGGATGGCTCAACGGCCTGGTCACCCGCATCGGCCTGAAGCGGGAGCTGCCGGGCTGGCTGAAAAGCTACATTCCGGTGACCCTGGCGCTGGTGGCCCTGCAGGTGGTGGTCTACCTGTTCGCCATTCACCGCTATCCCGACCTGACCGCCCGCCTGCTGGCGTTGCTGGTGGCGCTGGCGGTCGGCTGCGGACTGCTCTTCCGCCAGCGCGCCTTCTGCATGCTGCTCTGTCCGGCCGGTGCCGTGTTCGGACTCTACGCCCGACTCGCCCCCTTTGAGCTGCGGGTCAAGCAGAACGGCGGCTGCGCCGCCTGCAGCGACCAGTCCTGCGTCTCCGGCGGCAGCGAGTGGCGGCGTTTTTCCCTCGGCCGCGGGGTCTTCTTCTGGCACAGCCGCCGCGATGACTGTCCCGTCGACCTGGTCCCCGAACAGATCCACGACAGCCACGACTGCACCCTCTGCCTGAACTGCGTCCACAACTGCCGCAACGACAGCATCCGGGTCGGCTTCCGCCGCTGGATGGCTGACCTCGGGCAATCACCGCTGCCGGCGGGGGAGGCACTGTTTCTCGTCGTCCTGCTCGGTCTGCTGACCGCCAACTTCAGCAAGGTCTACATCGACCTGCGCGAGGCGCTGCTCTGGCCGCCGCAACAGGCCGCCCTACTGCTCGGCTGGGGGGGAGACGGCTTCAACCTGCTGGCCGCCTTCTGGGTCGCCCTGCTGCTGCCGGTCCTGATGCTGCTGCCGGCCTGGGCCGCCTGGCGACTGGCCGACCTGCAGGTCGCCGCGCTGCCGGCAACAGCCGCGCCTGACGCACCGACGGATCCCCCCCGGACCGAACACGGCTTCTGGCACCGTATCGGCTACCTGGCGCTGCCGATCATCCCGCTGCTGCTGGCGGTTCACCTGGTGCTTGCCGTGGTCAAGATCAACGCCAAGGCCGGCTACCTGCCCTTCGCCCTGCGCGACCCGTCGGGGGTCAAGAGTTTCCTCGCCATCAACGTCATGCACACCCTGCCCGGACCGGGCATCCTGATCCCGCTTGACATCCTCAAGTGGATTGTCCTCGGCCTGCTCGCCGGCGGCATCCTGGTGGCCCTGTCCGCCGCCAGGCGCTGTGCCGGCCAATTACCGACCGATACGTCCCGACGCGGCTACCTGCTCGGCGCCCTGCTGGCCATCGCCCTGCCGTCCGCCATGTACGTCGCCACCCTCATCCGCTGGTTGTTCATCCGATGA
- a CDS encoding HEAT repeat domain-containing protein has product MVRLNLKNRAGCRRLLTSLLIPLLLVCGCSSEPALDLTALDNAARAGDAKAVSQLVSLLGRTDNGLNDKVYPLVTQLGKAAIPALIDQADSDDRVLREYVIASLGTLQAKEAVPVIVKSLRDKSFSRRYIAAWALGQISDVSSIPELLQALDDDDSGVRRYATRSLIRFNTRAVAPLLGYLPQAPPRGQAGAIRALGDIGDPRALELLLKAVDGPNRGEVFMALGKLKDPRAENALIRGLRDADWRNRMNAAMALGPLGGPAAAAALRPVLEDPVMVVREWAARSLEMVSGEHVRYRDAKGKLVMPYKIYH; this is encoded by the coding sequence ATGGTAAGGCTGAACCTGAAAAATCGAGCCGGTTGCCGACGCCTGCTGACCTCGCTGCTGATCCCGCTGCTGCTGGTCTGCGGCTGCAGCAGCGAACCGGCTCTCGACCTGACCGCCCTCGACAACGCCGCCCGGGCCGGTGACGCCAAGGCGGTCAGCCAGCTTGTTTCCCTGCTCGGCCGTACCGACAACGGTCTCAACGACAAGGTCTACCCGCTGGTCACCCAACTCGGCAAAGCCGCCATCCCGGCCCTTATCGACCAGGCTGACAGCGATGACCGGGTGTTGCGTGAATATGTCATCGCCTCACTCGGCACCCTGCAGGCCAAAGAAGCGGTGCCGGTGATTGTCAAATCCCTGCGCGACAAGAGCTTCAGTCGTCGCTACATCGCCGCCTGGGCCCTCGGCCAGATCAGCGACGTCAGCAGCATCCCGGAACTGCTGCAGGCTCTCGACGACGATGACAGCGGCGTGCGCCGTTACGCCACCCGCTCCCTGATCCGCTTCAACACCAGGGCGGTGGCTCCCCTGCTAGGCTACCTGCCGCAGGCCCCGCCGCGCGGCCAGGCCGGAGCGATCCGGGCACTGGGGGATATCGGCGACCCGCGCGCCCTCGAATTACTGCTGAAGGCAGTCGACGGCCCCAACCGGGGCGAAGTCTTCATGGCCCTCGGTAAACTCAAGGACCCACGCGCCGAAAATGCCCTGATCCGGGGCCTGCGGGATGCCGACTGGCGCAACCGGATGAATGCCGCCATGGCTCTTGGTCCGCTCGGCGGTCCGGCCGCGGCCGCAGCCCTGCGACCGGTCCTGGAAGACCCGGTGATGGTGGTCCGCGAATGGGCCGCCCGCTCCCTGGAAATGGTCAGCGGTGAACATGTCCGCTACCGCGACGCCAAGGGCAAGCTGGTGATGCCCTACAAGATTTATCACTGA